Proteins from one Stenotrophomonas aracearum genomic window:
- a CDS encoding 3'-5' exoribonuclease — protein sequence MQRVIYRMVLWHHGVMAVTYYFLDTEWSDVLGAELVSLALVREDGEQDFYAERADLSETPTDFVRQAVYPLLTRGNAAMSDAALTTALRAFLGSVATPAVMADYPNDLHLLQYALDGFELPDEQAAACGPIPTPILTRMLKDGLTGMLVEDWFAAHPEQNAKRHHALADAQALRMAWLVATDRLPPPAWAKSYRRLRV from the coding sequence ATGCAACGGGTTATTTATCGCATGGTGTTGTGGCACCATGGAGTGATGGCGGTGACATATTACTTTCTTGATACCGAGTGGTCCGATGTATTGGGCGCTGAGTTGGTCAGCCTCGCGCTGGTCCGGGAGGATGGGGAGCAGGACTTTTACGCCGAACGTGCCGATCTTTCCGAAACGCCGACCGACTTTGTTCGCCAGGCCGTATACCCGCTGCTGACCCGCGGAAATGCGGCCATGTCGGATGCGGCTTTGACCACGGCGCTTCGTGCCTTTCTGGGGTCGGTTGCGACGCCAGCGGTGATGGCGGACTACCCAAACGACTTGCACCTCTTGCAGTACGCCTTGGATGGCTTTGAACTGCCTGACGAGCAGGCTGCAGCCTGCGGCCCAATTCCCACCCCCATCCTGACGCGCATGCTGAAGGACGGCCTCACGGGAATGCTGGTAGAAGATTGGTTCGCCGCACATCCGGAGCAAAACGCCAAGCGCCATCACGCGCTGGCGGATGCGCAGGCGTTGCGGATGGCGTGGCTGGTCGCTACCGATCGCCTGCCGCCGCCAGCATGGGCCAAGTCGTACCGGCGACTCAGGGTATAG
- a CDS encoding SEC-C domain-containing protein, with the protein MTVVTTTPPEITRAVRRLTDSVVRGAEPVYLPVQPEADAIVHECFPNVQAKITRDGGQMRCGWQLWEWPHVLVEAEFHAVWVSPEGEMVDITPKPEGETRILFVPDPRRRYEGLAIDNVRMPLRDDMLIKHFIQMSEAIVRVMNRGERASQYGEVSVPANEIQPLLQARDFLGQSLGAGLREHTPCLCGSGSKYKRCHGAQVEAFFRH; encoded by the coding sequence ATGACCGTGGTAACGACCACACCCCCGGAAATCACCCGTGCAGTGCGGCGCCTGACCGATTCCGTCGTGCGCGGCGCAGAGCCCGTCTATCTGCCTGTGCAGCCGGAAGCCGATGCGATCGTGCATGAGTGCTTTCCCAACGTGCAAGCGAAGATCACGCGGGACGGCGGCCAGATGCGGTGCGGTTGGCAGCTGTGGGAATGGCCGCACGTGCTGGTGGAGGCAGAATTCCATGCCGTGTGGGTCAGCCCCGAGGGTGAAATGGTCGACATCACGCCAAAGCCTGAAGGTGAGACACGCATTCTCTTTGTGCCCGATCCGCGCAGACGCTACGAGGGCTTGGCCATCGACAACGTCCGCATGCCGTTACGCGATGACATGCTCATCAAGCACTTCATCCAGATGTCTGAAGCGATAGTCCGGGTGATGAACCGCGGCGAGCGAGCATCCCAATATGGAGAAGTGAGCGTTCCCGCCAATGAAATCCAGCCCCTTCTACAGGCCAGGGATTTCTTGGGCCAGTCACTCGGTGCGGGACTGCGTGAACATACGCCGTGCCTGTGTGGCAGCGGCAGCAAGTACAAGCGCTGCCATGGCGCGCAAGTAGAAGCATTCTTCCGTCATTGA